The genomic segment GTGCTGCCTGGCGTGACGGACGCGAAGGGCAAGCTCGGGGCGAGCCTGCTGGCCGACTGAGGCTTCCCCGAGAGGAGTGGCGGAGGACCCGGGAAGCGCGACGGTGAGCGGCGCCTTCCCGGGGCCGTCCTTGTCGGAACTCTTTACGTACCTGACATGCACGGGTAATTTCCTGGGCGCAAGAGATTGCAGAAAGATTCTGACAGCCATTGCCGTCGGAATCCTTCCGCTCGCCCGAACCCCGAGGCGCGTCCGGGTTCTCCGGCGGGATCTCGGCCGATGCCCGTACCGGGCACCGGCGTTGTCGGCAGCCGTGGCCTCCCCCGCCGCGGCCTCCCCCTGGAGACATGATGAAACGCTCCCCCCTGCGGCTGCTCGGGCGCCCCGTGGCGGCGGCCGCCGCGGCGACCGCGCTGCTGGGCCTGCTCACCGCGATACCCGCGCCGGAGCAGCTGTCGTCCGCGACGCCGGTCGCCGCCACCGAGAACTCGGCGACCGTCTTCTACTGGACGAAGACGAAGAACTGGCCGGCGTACAGACTCCATTGGGCGCCGGACGGGGGTTCGTGGACCACCGTGCCGGGTACGGCGATGACCGCCGCCTGTACGGACTGGGTGAAGCTGACCGTCCCGCTCGGCAGCACCACCGGCCTCGCCGCCACCTTCAACAACGGCAGCGGCGTCTGGGACAACAACTCCGGCAACAACTACGCGCTGGGCACCGGGAACATCACCGTCAAGGACGGCGTCGTCGCCCACAGCGACCCGTGCGCCGACAGCGGTACGACCCCGAGCCCCTCCCCCACCGGGGCGAACAGCGCGGAGGTCTACTACTCCACCGCGACGGTGGGCTGGACCACCACCAACCTCCACTACCAGCCGGTGGGCGGCGCCTGGACCACCGTGCCCGGGGTGGGCATGGAGGCGGCCTGCACCGGATGGGTCAGACGGACCGTCGACCTCGGCGCGGCCACCGGGCTCAACGCCACGTTCAACAACGGCAACGGCGTCTGGGACAACAACAACGGGGCCAACTACGCTCTCACCAGCGGGCGTTCAACGGTGAAGGACCACAAGGTCACCGCGAACGCGGCCGATCCGTGCGCCGCCGCGGTCCCGGACACCACGGCACCGACCGCTCCGACGAAGGCGGCCGCCGCCACGGACGGCGTCTCGGTCGTCCTCTCCTGGGAACCCTCCACGGACAACCTCGGTGTGACGAAGTATCAGGTCACCCGGACCGGGGGGACGAAGGGCGCCCTGGTGGCGGACACCGGCTCCACGGTGTTTTCCGACACCGGACTGGAGGAGCGGACCGCGTACAGCTACACCGTCAAGGCGGTGGACGCGGCCGGCAACGTCTCGGCGGCCTCGGCGCCGGCGACCGCCACCACCGGCGACAAGCCCCCGGCCGCGGCCTCCGGGCAGCCGCTGGGCACCGACCCGCGCAAGGACCCGATCTACTTCGTCCTCACCGCCCGCTTCAACGACGGTGACAGCACGAACGACCGGGGCGGCAGCCAGGACGTGAAGTCCGGCAACGCGGCCAACAACGACCCCATGTTCCGGGGCGACTTCAAGGGCCTGGTCCAGAAGCTCGACTACATCAAGGGACTGGGCTTCTCGGCCGTCTGGATCACCCCGGTGGTGCTCAACCGGTCGGACTACGACTACCACGGCTACCACGGCTACGACTTCTACAAGGTCGACCCGCGCCTGGAGTCCGCCGGGGCCTCCTACCAGGACCTCATCAACGCGGCGCACGCCAAGGGGATGAAGATCTACCAGGACGTCGTCTACAACCACTCCTCGCGATGGGGCGCCAAGGGGCTGTTCACGCCGACGGTCTACGGCGTGCGGGACTCCCAGTGGAGCTGGTACTACGACGAGAAGAACGAGGGCTTCGAGTACGACGGACTGACCGTCGAGACGAAGTCCGGCAAGTCCTACTACAACGGCGACCTGTGGTCGACCGCCGAGCCGTCGGGAAACACCTGCCTCAACTGGGGCAAGCCCACCGGGAGTACGTCCGCCGAGGGCTACAAGGTCTACAACTGCCAGTGGCCGAACGCCACTTCCGGGATGTTCCCGACGGTGTACTACCACAACTGCTGGATCGGAAACTGGGAGGGCGAGGACTCGCGCAGCTGCTGGCTCCACGAGGACCTCGCGGACTTCAACACCGAGAGCGCCCCGGTGCAGAACTACCTGATCGGCGCCTACGACAAGTACATCGACATGGGGGTCGACGGCTTCCGGATCGACACCGCCGTGCACATCCCGCGCACCACCTGGAACCGCCGCTTCCTGCCGGCGATCCAGGAGCGCGTCACCTCGCGGTTCGGCGCCGGGGCGGCGAAGAACTTCTTCGTCTTCGGCGAGGTCGGCGCCTTCGTCAACGACAAGTGGAACCGCGGCTCGGTCAACCACTCCGCGCAGTTCTACACCTGGAAGGAGCGCAAGGAGTACAGCGCCGACGACGCCGCCGCCTCGCTGGAGATGTACAACTACGAGGAGCAGCTGGGCACCGGGCAGCAGCCGGTCTCCGACAACGCCTTCCTGAAGGGGAACGCCTACCACACACCGGACCACAGCCGGTTCTCCGGGATGAACGTCATCGACATGCGGATGCACATGAACTTCGGTGACGCCAACAACGCCTACAGCAACGGCAAGGACTCCGACGACAGCTACAACGACGCCACCTACAACGTCGTCTACGTCGACAGTCACGACTACGGTCCCAACAAGAGCAGCGAGCGGTACGCGGGCGGCACGGACGCCTGGGCCGAGAACATGGCCCTGATGTGGACGTTCCGCGGGATCCCGACGCTGTACTACGGCTCCGAGGTCGAGTTCCAGGCGGGGAAGAAGATCGACTGCGGGCCCACCTGCCCGCTGGCGACCACCGGGCGGGCGTACTTCGGCGACCGCATCGCCGGTGACGTGAGCGCCTCGGACTTCAGCAAGGTCTCCTCGGCGAGCGGCACGGTGGCGGACACCCTCGCGCAGCCGCTGGTCAAGCACGTGCAGCGGCTCAACCAGATCCGAAGGGCCGTCCCGGCGCTCCAGATGGGCCAGTACTCCACCGAGGGCATCAGCGGCTCGATGGCGTACAAGCGCCGGTACACCGACGCGGCGAGCGGAGTCGACTCCTTCGCCCTGGTGACCGTCACCGGGGGCGCCTCGTATACCGGGATCCCCAACGGCACCTACAAGGACGCCGTGACCGGGGACGTCCGCACGGTGTCCGACGGCGCGCTCACGGTGGCCGCCCCCGGCAAGGGCAACCTCCGGGTGTACGTGCTCGACCTGGGCGGCAGGAACGCCGCTCCCGGGCAGGTCGGCACCGCCGGTCCGTACCTGAAGTAGTCGCGCCGGAGAGCGCCGGTGCGGGCCCGTCCGCGGGGCCCGCACCGGCGCTCTCGCGCGTGCGGGGCGCGGGGCGGCCAGGTGGGTTACCGGCCGGTGCCCAGGTGCGGGAAGCGCCACTCCGTACGGGTGCGGAGCGTCTGGCCGGGGCGCAGGACCGTGGTGGGGTAGCCGGCGCGGTTGGGCGAGTCCGGCAGGTGCTGGGTCTCCAGGCAGACCGCTCCGTGGCGGTCGTGCACGCGGCCCTCGCCGTCGGTGAAGGTGCCGTCCAGCAGGTTGCCCGTGTAGACCTGGATGCCGGGTTCCGTGGTCCACACCTCCATCACGCGGGAGTCGTCGGGCGCGGTGAGCCGGGCGGCGCGGCGCAGCCCGTCGGCACCGGGGGCCCCGTCGCGCAGGACCCAGCAGTGGTCGAATCCGCCGGCCGAGGCGAGTTGGTCGTGCGGGAGGGCGAGGCGCTCGCGCAGCGCGTGGGGGGCGGTGAGGTCGAACGGGGTGCCGCGCACCTCGACCGGATCTCCCTCGGGAATGCCCTCGGGGTCCACGGGGAGGTAGTGGTCGGCGTCGACCTCCAGGGTGTGCCCGAGGATGTCGTCGTCGCCCAGGTTGAAGTAGGCGTGCTGGGTCAGGTTGACGACGGTCGCCCGGTCGGTGGTGGCGGTGCAGTCGAGCGAGAAGGTGCCCGAGGAGTCGACTGCGTAGGTGGCACGGACGTCGAGGGCGCCGGGGAAGCCCATGTCGCCGTCGGGGCTGTGCAGGCGCAGGTCGACGAAGGCGGCGTCGCCGTCTTCCCGGCCGGACGCCTCCCAGATTCTGGTGTGGAAGCCTTCGGGTCCACCGTGCAGGGCGTGACCGCGGTCGTTGACGGGGATCTCGTGGGTGGTGCCGTCGAGTGCGAATCTGCCGTGCGCGATGCGGTTGGCGTAACGGCCCACGAGCGCCCCGAAGTAGGGGTGGTCCTTCGCGTATTCGTCCATCGTCGAGAGTGATCTGACGATCTGTCGACTCAGGCCGTGGGTGTCCGGCACGGTGAGACGGTGCAGGACACCCCCGTAGGTGAGGACTTCGGCCCGCACTCCGGTGCCGGAATCCAGCGTCCAGAGGTCTGCCTCGGCATTCCCGGGAGCGGAGCCGAAGGGGGTGCGGTGCGCGGTGGGGCGGGGCATCGGCGTTCCTTGGTGGAGAGCGGCCGGCCGGTGCGGGTGGTGCAGCGGTCGGCCGGAGGGACGGCGGCCGACGGCCGTCGTGGACGGGTGGGTGGCCGCGCGGCCCGGCGCGAGCCGGCAGGGCGGCCCGCGCCGCCGGGGCTCGGTGCCCCGGCGCGCGCCGGTCGGACGCCCTGGTCGGACGCCCTGGTCGGACGCCCCGTCGGACAGCCGGGTCAGGCCGCCGGGCCGGGCTGCCGCGGGACCGTCGACTCGCGGACGACGAGCCGGTAGCCGGGGCGTGGGCGCCGCGGTTCGGTCACCGGTTCGCCCGCGAGCCGCTCGACGAGGCTGTCGACGGCGAGGCGCGCGATGGCCTCCTTGTCGGGGGCGATGGTGGTGAGGGTGGTGGTGCCGTAGCTGCTTTCCTCGATGTCGTCGAAGCCGACGAAGGCGATGTCGTCCGGGACGGACAGCCCGCGCGCGGTGACGGTGCGCATGGCACCGATCGCGATCAGGTCGTTGTAGGCGAAGACCGCGTCGGGCCGTTCGCCCCGGTCGAGCAGGGAGGCCATCGCGATGGCCCCGTCCTCACGCCCGAATCCGTCCGTGACCACGACCAGGGACTCGTCCGGTTCGATGCCGGCGGCCGTCAGCTCCTCGCGCCATCCGCGCAACCGCAGGTGCGCGGGTTGGCGTTCACGGCCGGTGCGGGATCCGAGGAAGGCGATCCTGCTGCGTCCGTGGTCGAGCAGATGACGTACCGCCGTGCGGGCGGCGGCGACGTTGTCGATCGCGATGTGGTCGTAGGGCGCTTCGTACTCCCGCTCCCCCAGCAGGACCAGGGGTGCGGTCTCCTCGCGTGCCATCAGGTCCTCGGTCTCCAGATGGATCGGGCTCATGATGAGCCCGTCGATCACGTGTGACCGGAATCCCTGGCTGACCAGCAGCTCCTTCTCGCGGAGCCCTGCCGTGTGGTCGACCAGCACGGTGTAGTCGTGCCGGGCGGCGGCGTCGACGACGGCTCCGGCGAGTTCGGCGAAGTACGGGTTGCCGAACTCGGGGACCGCCAGCGCGATGATGCCCGTACGGCCCTTGCGCAGGTGGCGGGCGGTGAGGTTCGGCCGGTAGCCGAGCTCGTCGATCGCCAGCTGCACTTTGGCCCGCATCTTCGGGGTGACGTGCTGGTAGTTGTTGACCACGTTGGACACGGTCTTGATCGACACGCCCGCCCGCTGCGCGACGTCCTTGAGGCTGACGCCCACGGCACTCCTTCACTCGGTTCGGCTATGAAAGACGGCTCCGCTCACGTGGTTCTGCGGTTGCGCGCCAGATAGCGCTGCGCCACCACGACAACGATAAGGAAGCCGCCGCTGACCACCGACTGCCAGGACGAGTTGAGACTACCGATCTGGTTGATCAGGTTCTGGATGACGGCGAGCAGCAGCACGCCCCAGAGGGTTCCGCTGATCGATCCGGCGCCGCCGACCAGCAGCGTTCCGCCGATGACGACGGCGGAGATCGCGTCGAGCTCCATGCCCACGCCGACGATGGTGACGCCGGAGGTGAGCCGGGCCGCGTTCAGCGCGCCGGCGAGGCCGGCGAGCAGACCGCTCAGTGTGTAGACGAGGATCTTCGTCCGGGCGACGGGGAGGCCCATCAGGGTCGCGGCGTCGCTGCTGCCGCCCACGGCGAAGATCGACTGTCCGAACGAGGTCCGCTGGAGGACGAGTCCGCCGATCCCGAAGAGCACGAGGGCGATCAGGAGGGGGTAGCCGAAGCCCCAGACGGCACCCTGTCCCAGATCGGCGAAGGCCGAGTCCTTCGGCACGAGGTAGGTGGTGCCGCCCTCGTCGGTGAGGGAGAGCAGCAGGCCGCGGGCGCCGAGCAGGGTGGCGAGGGTGACGATGAAGGGGGCCATCCCGGCGCGGGCGATGAGGAACCCGTTGAGCAGGCCGATCGCGGAGCAGACCACGAGCGGTACGAGCAGCGCGGGCAGGAAGCCGTACTGCGAGCCCCAGGCGGCGAGGACTCCGCCGAGGGCGAAGACGGAGCCGACCGACAGGTCGATGCCGCCGGTGATGATGACCATGGTCATGCCGAGGGCGACCACGGCGAGGAAGGACGCCTGCACGGTGACGCCGCGGGCGTTGTCCAGGCTGTGGAACGTCGGGTACACGAAGGAGGCGACGACGATCACCGCGATCAGCACGGCGAGGACGCCCTGCCGCTGGAGGATGTCGAGGACGCGCTGTCCCGCGGTGGGGCCGGCGCCGTTCTGGGGACTGGGCTCGGGCGCCTTCTTTGCCGGAGCGGGGGTCGCTTGCGGGGCCGTGGTCCGGGCCACCGGGGCGGAGGAGGTTTCGTTCATCGGGACCGGCGCTCCCGGGCGACGTAGACGGCGGCGATGATGATGGCTGCCTGGGCGATCTGGGCGGTGGAGTCGGGCAGGTCGTGCTTGACGAGGGTGGCGCGCAGGAGCTGCATCAGCAGGGCTCCGGCGACGGTGCCGAGCACGCGGACGGAACCGCCGGTGAGCGGGGTTCCGCCGACCACGACGGCGGTGATGGCGGAGAGCTCCATCAGGGTGCCGAGCGAGGACGGGTCGCTGGCGGTGAGCCGGGCCGTGGCGAGCACACCGGCCAGCGCGGCGAGCACGCCGCAGAGTACGTAGACGCCGATGAGGACGCGCTTGACGGGAAGTCCGGCGAGTTTGGCGGCGGCGCGGTTGCCGCCGACGGCGACGACCTGGCGGCCGAAGGTGGTGCGCCCGATGAGGAAGGCCACGGCGACGGCGAGGACACCGGCGATGAGCACGACCAGCGGAATACCGAGGAAGGAGTCGGTGCCGAGCGCGAGCAGGTCGGGGTTTTCGATCTGCTTGAGCTGGCCGTCCGCCATCACCAGGGCGAGGCCGCGGCCGCCCACGAAGAGC from the Streptomyces sp. NBC_01335 genome contains:
- a CDS encoding carbohydrate binding domain-containing protein, whose protein sequence is MKRSPLRLLGRPVAAAAAATALLGLLTAIPAPEQLSSATPVAATENSATVFYWTKTKNWPAYRLHWAPDGGSWTTVPGTAMTAACTDWVKLTVPLGSTTGLAATFNNGSGVWDNNSGNNYALGTGNITVKDGVVAHSDPCADSGTTPSPSPTGANSAEVYYSTATVGWTTTNLHYQPVGGAWTTVPGVGMEAACTGWVRRTVDLGAATGLNATFNNGNGVWDNNNGANYALTSGRSTVKDHKVTANAADPCAAAVPDTTAPTAPTKAAAATDGVSVVLSWEPSTDNLGVTKYQVTRTGGTKGALVADTGSTVFSDTGLEERTAYSYTVKAVDAAGNVSAASAPATATTGDKPPAAASGQPLGTDPRKDPIYFVLTARFNDGDSTNDRGGSQDVKSGNAANNDPMFRGDFKGLVQKLDYIKGLGFSAVWITPVVLNRSDYDYHGYHGYDFYKVDPRLESAGASYQDLINAAHAKGMKIYQDVVYNHSSRWGAKGLFTPTVYGVRDSQWSWYYDEKNEGFEYDGLTVETKSGKSYYNGDLWSTAEPSGNTCLNWGKPTGSTSAEGYKVYNCQWPNATSGMFPTVYYHNCWIGNWEGEDSRSCWLHEDLADFNTESAPVQNYLIGAYDKYIDMGVDGFRIDTAVHIPRTTWNRRFLPAIQERVTSRFGAGAAKNFFVFGEVGAFVNDKWNRGSVNHSAQFYTWKERKEYSADDAAASLEMYNYEEQLGTGQQPVSDNAFLKGNAYHTPDHSRFSGMNVIDMRMHMNFGDANNAYSNGKDSDDSYNDATYNVVYVDSHDYGPNKSSERYAGGTDAWAENMALMWTFRGIPTLYYGSEVEFQAGKKIDCGPTCPLATTGRAYFGDRIAGDVSASDFSKVSSASGTVADTLAQPLVKHVQRLNQIRRAVPALQMGQYSTEGISGSMAYKRRYTDAASGVDSFALVTVTGGASYTGIPNGTYKDAVTGDVRTVSDGALTVAAPGKGNLRVYVLDLGGRNAAPGQVGTAGPYLK
- a CDS encoding aldose epimerase family protein, whose protein sequence is MPRPTAHRTPFGSAPGNAEADLWTLDSGTGVRAEVLTYGGVLHRLTVPDTHGLSRQIVRSLSTMDEYAKDHPYFGALVGRYANRIAHGRFALDGTTHEIPVNDRGHALHGGPEGFHTRIWEASGREDGDAAFVDLRLHSPDGDMGFPGALDVRATYAVDSSGTFSLDCTATTDRATVVNLTQHAYFNLGDDDILGHTLEVDADHYLPVDPEGIPEGDPVEVRGTPFDLTAPHALRERLALPHDQLASAGGFDHCWVLRDGAPGADGLRRAARLTAPDDSRVMEVWTTEPGIQVYTGNLLDGTFTDGEGRVHDRHGAVCLETQHLPDSPNRAGYPTTVLRPGQTLRTRTEWRFPHLGTGR
- a CDS encoding LacI family DNA-binding transcriptional regulator; amino-acid sequence: MGVSLKDVAQRAGVSIKTVSNVVNNYQHVTPKMRAKVQLAIDELGYRPNLTARHLRKGRTGIIALAVPEFGNPYFAELAGAVVDAAARHDYTVLVDHTAGLREKELLVSQGFRSHVIDGLIMSPIHLETEDLMAREETAPLVLLGEREYEAPYDHIAIDNVAAARTAVRHLLDHGRSRIAFLGSRTGRERQPAHLRLRGWREELTAAGIEPDESLVVVTDGFGREDGAIAMASLLDRGERPDAVFAYNDLIAIGAMRTVTARGLSVPDDIAFVGFDDIEESSYGTTTLTTIAPDKEAIARLAVDSLVERLAGEPVTEPRRPRPGYRLVVRESTVPRQPGPAA
- a CDS encoding ABC transporter permease, with product MNETSSAPVARTTAPQATPAPAKKAPEPSPQNGAGPTAGQRVLDILQRQGVLAVLIAVIVVASFVYPTFHSLDNARGVTVQASFLAVVALGMTMVIITGGIDLSVGSVFALGGVLAAWGSQYGFLPALLVPLVVCSAIGLLNGFLIARAGMAPFIVTLATLLGARGLLLSLTDEGGTTYLVPKDSAFADLGQGAVWGFGYPLLIALVLFGIGGLVLQRTSFGQSIFAVGGSSDAATLMGLPVARTKILVYTLSGLLAGLAGALNAARLTSGVTIVGVGMELDAISAVVIGGTLLVGGAGSISGTLWGVLLLAVIQNLINQIGSLNSSWQSVVSGGFLIVVVVAQRYLARNRRTT
- a CDS encoding ABC transporter permease encodes the protein MTQATLAPPAANPLARLRTPAWWQEYGVYAAVAVLLIFNALFTDHFMTTDNLRTQLVQVAPIVIVALGMALVIGTEGVDLSVGSTMAVAAALLPLYLGYGLVPALGIALLAGAVVGAVNGSLVSLVGLQPIVATLALFVGGRGLALVMADGQLKQIENPDLLALGTDSFLGIPLVVLIAGVLAVAVAFLIGRTTFGRQVVAVGGNRAAAKLAGLPVKRVLIGVYVLCGVLAALAGVLATARLTASDPSSLGTLMELSAITAVVVGGTPLTGGSVRVLGTVAGALLMQLLRATLVKHDLPDSTAQIAQAAIIIAAVYVARERRSR